CCTCATATGTTCTCAATTAAAATATCACCCCGAAAGCAGCATTCACAAAATTCCAATCAATCGTTGTGGCACCTGGTTGAACAGAAGGAACAAATTTGCGTAATGAACTCGAACTTCCTGAGGCGCAGTCAGTAAAATGGAGGTTCGCGATGTGTCCATGGGCTTGGGGGTTGCTATACTATCGGCTCGGAGAAATGCAAAGCAATTTCGTGGCATTGGCGATAACTTACCAAGCTAAACGATGCTTCCTCTGCTCTTCGCGCCTGGCATGCCTTCGGGAAGGGCGGCGGATGTTCCGGCTTTCCCGGATCGACTTATGCCGTTGCAGGGTTGAACGGGAGCATCAATGAGTATAAAGAATAAGGACCGGCCCGTTCATGGATGCAATTCTTATAGCCATACTTGATGATGATCGGCCGAGGGTTAACAAGCTGCTGAAGGCCGAGCCCCGGCTGGCGACGTCTTTCATTGATTCAGCCCGACTGTACGAATCCAAAATCTTTCACTGGATTTACGTCGGGGATACTGCATTGCATCTGGCAGCTGCGGGTTATCGCGTTGAAATTGTTCGATTATTGCTGGCTGCCGGTGCCGATCCGAACTCAACGAGGAATCATCGTCAGAGTGGTCCGCTGCACTATGCGGCGGATGGCTGCATAAACGGGCCCGAATGGAATGCGAAAAGGCAGGTCAAGACCATCCAATGCCTGCTCGACGCCGGAGCGGAAATTAATGCCCAGGACAAGAATGGTGCTGCCCCGCTGCACCGGGCAGTGCGTACGCGATGTGCGGACGCTGTGAAATGCCTGCTGGAAGGAGGCGCTGATGCGAAGCTGAAAAATAAATCCGGGTCCACACCTTTTCACCTGGCAGTGCAGGACACCGGTCGTGGTGGAACTGGCACAGAGGCAGCAAGAGCGGCACAGCGACAGATCATCCGCGGGTTTCTTTCCCTGGGACTCAACGCTGCGCTTAAGGATGGCAATGGCAAATCTGTCTTCGATTGCGCTGGGAGCGGTTGGATACGAAACGCGCTTTCTGGCGAGAGCGTTTGATTCTCTAAAACATGAGGAAGGGCGCATTGTTGGGAGTTAAAGGAACTTCAACCGCACAAGTTAGCGGTCTGGGCCTTTTCCCTGGGTCACGGTTTTTGTTCCGTCAACCATTCTTCGTAGCTGCGTTTGGGCAGTGACAGGCAGGCGGCGGAGAGAGTCGTCTGTGATTTTTCGCTGACGACGTAGAGCAGGAAACCGCCGGGGGTTTCGATGACGGCACTCACATCGCCAGGGTGGCGGAGTTGCACGCGCAGGACGTTCTGCAAGGCGGGCGGTAATTCCTCGAAGTAAAATTTCTGTTCCTTCGCCGGGCCGTGTGGCCCGGAAATGATTTGTGCGTCCGGGCCGAAACGCTTCTTGATATCGAGTTCATCGGCGGCGGGGGCGTTTGTTTCGGCGGGACGCGGGGTGAGTTGCCAGGTGGTTTCGGTGACGGCGTTGGTATTGGCTTTTTTGAGTTGGGCGAGGAGTTGCGGGGCGGTGGCGCCGTTGGTGCGGGCGGCGAGCAAGGAGTTGCGGATTTGCTCGGATTCGTGGCGCTTCGCGGCATGGAGTGCGTCGTCATTCTCGAACTTGTCGTGCAGCAATCGCTCCACGAGGATGGGGCGGGCAAAGGCTTCCGCAAACCGGGTGGGGTCGTTGCCCAGCGCCGCCTTGATTTCGGCGAGCATTTCCGGCGCGCGGGTCGTGGTGTTGATGCGGTTGACCTCGGCATCAAGCAGGGCGGGGGTGATGGTGATGCCGTAGTTTTTTCGGAGCACGGATTCTTTCTTCAGATCTTGTTGCACGAGATTTTCCAGTGTGGCGCGCGGGAGGGTTTCCTCGAAGGACGCTTTT
This genomic window from Pedosphaera parvula Ellin514 contains:
- a CDS encoding ankyrin repeat domain-containing protein, yielding MDAILIAILDDDRPRVNKLLKAEPRLATSFIDSARLYESKIFHWIYVGDTALHLAAAGYRVEIVRLLLAAGADPNSTRNHRQSGPLHYAADGCINGPEWNAKRQVKTIQCLLDAGAEINAQDKNGAAPLHRAVRTRCADAVKCLLEGGADAKLKNKSGSTPFHLAVQDTGRGGTGTEAARAAQRQIIRGFLSLGLNAALKDGNGKSVFDCAGSGWIRNALSGESV